A window of the Procambarus clarkii isolate CNS0578487 chromosome 77, FALCON_Pclarkii_2.0, whole genome shotgun sequence genome harbors these coding sequences:
- the LOC138357290 gene encoding ubiquitin conjugation factor E4 A-like, producing MLVDTTPTAYGVPGHSQVAAEFLVTLTDSALQLKDSKRSKYSKELVADLGDIYQKISVEERFIYVFQILKRDHAQQFSHLSKQTTDFCFFHYLSVSRQESLEAVPEEFVDSVTQVVMEAPVLLLSSKMVIDESMLVRLLLESASDPFTCHPLVHGSFSRLPHLQADILAWKNTRRALPQ from the coding sequence ATGTTGGTTGACACAACTCCCACAGCCTATGGGGTTCCCGGACATTCTCAAGTCGCTGCAGAGTTCCTGGTTACTCTCACAGACTCTGCATTACAGCTCAAGGATAGTAAACGTTCCAAGTATTCCAAAGAACTCGTCGCTGATTTAGGTGATATTTACCAAAAAATATCTGTAGAGGaaagatttatatatgttttccaGATTCTAAAACGTGACCATGCACAGCAGTTCTCTCACCTTAGTAAACAGACAACAGATTTCTGCTTTTTCCATTATTTGTCAGTATCGCGTCAGGAATCCTTGGAAGCAGTCCCTGAGGAGTTTGTAGACAGCGTGAcgcaggtggtgatggaggcgccggtgttgctgctgtcgtccaagatggtgatagacgagtCGATGCTGGTCCGCTTACTGCTGGAGTCAGCCTCCGACCCCTTCACGTgccaccctcttgtccacggcTCCTTCAGTCGTCTGCCCCACCTCCAGGCTGACATTCTGGCCTGGAAAAACACTCGCAGGGCTCTGCCACAATGA